In one Buchnera aphidicola (Pemphigus immunis) genomic region, the following are encoded:
- the bcp gene encoding thioredoxin-dependent thiol peroxidase → MNKLHPGDFAPECILLDQDNQLVNLIDYLGKKVLMYFYPKAMTPSCTIQACNLRDHIESFKKFNVEILGISIDTPDKLLRFSEKEMLDFTLLSDKEHVVSNNFGVWGEKKFMGKKYYGIHRTTFLINELGKIEKIFKNFKVEIHHLIILKYLQ, encoded by the coding sequence ATGAATAAACTTCACCCAGGAGATTTTGCTCCTGAATGTATTTTACTTGATCAAGATAATCAATTAGTTAATTTAATTGATTATCTTGGAAAAAAAGTTTTAATGTATTTTTATCCTAAAGCTATGACTCCTAGTTGTACAATACAAGCGTGTAATTTAAGAGATCACATAGAAAGTTTCAAGAAATTTAATGTTGAAATTTTAGGAATTAGTATTGATACACCTGATAAATTATTACGTTTTTCGGAAAAAGAGATGCTAGATTTTACATTATTGTCAGATAAGGAACATGTAGTTAGTAATAATTTCGGGGTATGGGGAGAAAAAAAATTCATGGGAAAGAAATATTATGGAATACATCGTACTACTTTTTTAATTAATGAACTAGGTAAGATTGAAAAAATTTTTAAAAATTTTAAAGTGGAAATTCATCATTTAATTATATTAAAATATCTTCAATAA
- the aroC gene encoding chorismate synthase, whose protein sequence is MAGNKIGKMFTITTFGESHGPSLGCIIDGIPPGFPLSTDDLQKELNRRKPGKSKYTTQRREKDQINILSGIFNGVTTGTSMGLMINNTDQRSQDYEKIKNIFRPGHADYTYEKKYGLRDYRGGGRSSARETTMRVAAGAIAKKYLNLKYKIKIRGYLSQLGNIPCKFQSWQEVENNDFFCPNIHQVPVLENYMKKLKKEHDSIGAKIIIIAHNVPIGLGEPVFDRLDADLAHALMSINAVKGIEIGDGFSVITQKGSQHRDEINKKGFITNHAGGILGGISNGENIVAKIALKPTSSIGIPGNTINNLNEEEKIVVKGRHDPCVGLRAVPIAEAMVAIVLMDHLLRYRGQCSNDNLLSKKNI, encoded by the coding sequence ATGGCTGGAAACAAAATTGGAAAAATGTTTACCATAACTACATTTGGAGAATCACATGGCCCTTCATTAGGTTGTATTATAGATGGTATTCCTCCTGGATTCCCATTATCTACTGATGATTTACAAAAAGAACTAAATCGTAGAAAACCAGGAAAATCAAAATATACAACCCAACGTCGTGAAAAAGATCAAATTAATATTCTGTCAGGTATATTTAATGGAGTAACTACCGGAACAAGTATGGGATTAATGATCAATAACACCGATCAACGTTCACAAGATTATGAAAAAATTAAAAATATATTTAGACCTGGACATGCGGATTATACTTACGAGAAAAAATATGGACTAAGAGATTACAGAGGAGGAGGAAGATCATCTGCTCGAGAAACAACTATGAGAGTTGCTGCTGGAGCAATAGCAAAAAAATATCTTAATTTAAAATATAAAATAAAAATAAGAGGATATTTATCTCAATTAGGTAACATTCCATGTAAATTTCAATCTTGGCAAGAAGTAGAAAATAATGATTTTTTTTGCCCCAATATTCATCAAGTTCCTGTTCTCGAAAATTATATGAAAAAATTAAAAAAAGAACATGATTCTATAGGAGCAAAAATAATAATAATAGCCCATAACGTTCCCATCGGATTAGGAGAACCAGTTTTTGATAGACTAGATGCAGATCTTGCCCACGCGCTTATGAGTATAAATGCAGTAAAAGGTATAGAAATCGGAGACGGATTTTCTGTAATTACTCAAAAAGGTAGCCAACATCGAGACGAAATAAATAAGAAAGGTTTTATAACTAATCATGCAGGTGGAATTTTAGGAGGAATCAGTAACGGAGAGAATATCGTTGCTAAAATAGCATTAAAACCAACATCTAGTATAGGTATTCCAGGAAATACTATAAATAATTTAAATGAAGAAGAAAAAATTGTTGTAAAAGGACGCCATGATCCCTGTGTCGGTCTAAGAGCAGTTCCAATAGCAGAAGCAATGGTAGCTATAGTTTTAATGGATCATTTACTAAGATATCGTGGACAATGCAGTAATGACAATTTACTTAGTAAAAAAAATATTTAA
- the smrB gene encoding endonuclease SmrB: protein MSKSSSIIFEDNFIFNQFINGTKKIVQDTIYHSRISKQGNCNFLRRKIHEAEAHAHYFSSYSLQTKINDGSGCYVRNDTNKKELYDLKKGKYNPDIFLDLHGLTRYEAKRELGKLIAICREKHFFCAGIIHGHGKHILKQETPLWLSKHPDIIAFYRSSKVFGNGAAIIFLIEIDKN, encoded by the coding sequence ATGAGTAAAAGTAGTTCTATTATCTTCGAAGATAATTTTATTTTTAATCAGTTTATTAATGGAACAAAAAAAATAGTACAAGATACTATATATCATTCTCGGATCAGTAAACAAGGAAATTGTAATTTTTTAAGAAGGAAAATTCATGAAGCAGAAGCGCATGCTCATTATTTTTCATCATATAGTTTACAGACTAAAATAAATGATGGTTCAGGGTGTTATGTACGTAACGATACTAATAAAAAGGAGTTATATGATTTAAAAAAAGGGAAATATAATCCTGATATTTTTCTTGATTTACATGGTTTAACACGATATGAAGCAAAGAGAGAATTAGGGAAATTAATAGCTATTTGTAGAGAAAAACATTTTTTTTGTGCAGGAATTATACATGGTCATGGTAAACATATTTTAAAACAAGAAACTCCTTTATGGTTATCTAAACATCCTGATATAATAGCATTTTATCGTTCATCAAAAGTATTTGGAAATGGAGCTGCTATTATTTTTTTAATTGAAATAGATAAAAATTAA
- the hisG gene encoding ATP phosphoribosyltransferase has translation MINNNRLRIAMQKSGRLSDDSRKLLTRCGLKINLNQQRLIAFAENMPIDVMRVRDDDIPGLIMDEVVDLGIVGENVLEEELLSRQAQLRNGFYTILKRLDFGICRLSLAIPINEKYKNIKNLSNMRIATSYPHLLKKYLDKRSILFKVCMLNGSVEVAPRAGLADAVCDLVSTGATLEANGLQEVEVIYKSNACLVCRPGLLSDFKKEIISKLMTRIQGVIKARGSKYIMLHAPICKLEEVVSLLHGAEKPTVLKLAGDKTKVAMHMVSSETLFWETMEKLKSLGASSILVLPIEKMME, from the coding sequence ATGATAAATAATAATCGTTTACGAATAGCTATGCAAAAAAGTGGTAGACTTAGTGATGATTCTAGAAAATTATTAACTAGATGTGGTTTAAAAATCAATTTAAATCAACAACGTTTAATTGCTTTTGCTGAAAACATGCCTATTGACGTTATGAGAGTTCGTGATGATGATATTCCAGGTTTAATTATGGATGAGGTAGTAGATTTGGGTATTGTAGGAGAAAATGTTTTAGAAGAAGAATTGCTAAGTCGTCAAGCTCAGTTGCGAAATGGTTTTTATACTATTTTAAAACGTCTTGATTTTGGTATTTGTAGATTATCTTTGGCTATACCGATAAATGAAAAATATAAAAATATTAAGAATTTAAGTAACATGAGAATAGCTACTTCATATCCTCATTTATTAAAAAAATATCTTGATAAGAGAAGTATTTTATTTAAAGTTTGTATGTTAAATGGTTCTGTAGAAGTAGCACCGCGGGCAGGTTTAGCTGATGCTGTATGTGATTTAGTTTCTACAGGAGCCACATTAGAAGCTAATGGATTACAAGAAGTAGAAGTAATTTATAAATCTAACGCATGTTTAGTATGTCGTCCAGGTCTTCTCTCAGATTTTAAAAAAGAAATTATTAGTAAATTAATGACTCGTATTCAAGGAGTAATCAAAGCTAGGGGATCTAAATATATAATGTTACATGCTCCTATTTGTAAATTAGAAGAAGTAGTTTCTTTATTACATGGAGCAGAAAAACCAACGGTATTAAAGTTAGCAGGAGATAAAACTAAAGTTGCAATGCATATGGTAAGTAGCGAAACTTTATTTTGGGAAACTATGGAGAAATTAAAATCTTTAGGTGCTAGTTCAATTTTAGTCTTACCTATTGAGAAAATGATGGAGTAA
- the hisD gene encoding histidinol dehydrogenase — protein sequence MKNILKIINWEELSFFEKNKIFIRPVFSRSNKIKESVKKIISDVRILGDVALKKYSQIFDNMNIDNFAISRDKISGSHYNVSQNKKNAILSAIKNIEYFHLAQKMDSISIEVQPGIYCQQLIRPIESVGLYIPGGYAPLVSTVLMLSVPAKIAGCSNIILCSPPPITDEILYAADVCGVHKIFEIGGAQAIAALAFGTNEIPKVNKIFGPGNEYVTESKRQVNQLLDNLAIDMLAGPSEVLVIADAKSNPVFVASDLLAQAEHGPNSQVILLTPSLKLINLVLKELENQLFQLPRSDLIKKSLSKSFIIFTHDLLECINISNLYAPEHLIINTVNAQDLLCDIINAGSIFLGQWSSETVGDYASGPNHVLPTYGCASVYSGLSLIDFQKRINVQTLTKEGFLNISSTVLTLSNIEKMEAHSNSIKLRLDFIKGKK from the coding sequence GTGAAAAATATTTTAAAAATAATTAATTGGGAAGAATTAAGTTTTTTTGAAAAAAATAAAATTTTTATCAGACCAGTTTTTTCCCGATCTAATAAAATAAAAGAATCAGTAAAAAAAATAATTTCAGATGTTAGAATATTAGGAGATGTAGCATTAAAAAAATATTCGCAAATATTTGATAATATGAATATAGATAATTTTGCAATTAGTCGAGATAAAATCTCTGGATCTCATTATAATGTAAGTCAAAATAAAAAAAATGCTATTTTATCAGCAATAAAAAACATTGAATATTTTCATTTAGCACAAAAAATGGATTCAATTTCTATCGAAGTACAACCTGGTATTTATTGTCAACAGTTAATCAGACCAATAGAATCGGTAGGATTATATATTCCAGGTGGTTACGCTCCTTTAGTATCGACAGTATTAATGCTATCAGTACCTGCGAAAATTGCTGGATGTTCGAATATTATTCTTTGTTCTCCACCTCCTATTACTGATGAAATTTTGTATGCAGCAGATGTATGTGGTGTACATAAGATATTTGAAATTGGTGGAGCGCAAGCAATTGCTGCTTTGGCTTTTGGTACAAATGAAATCCCTAAAGTGAATAAAATATTTGGACCTGGTAACGAATATGTTACTGAATCTAAAAGGCAAGTAAATCAATTATTAGATAATTTGGCTATTGATATGTTAGCAGGTCCTTCAGAAGTGTTAGTGATTGCTGATGCTAAATCTAATCCTGTTTTTGTTGCTTCAGATTTATTAGCTCAAGCAGAACATGGACCTAATTCTCAAGTAATTTTATTAACTCCTAGTTTAAAATTAATTAATTTAGTGCTTAAAGAGTTAGAAAATCAATTGTTTCAACTACCCAGATCAGATTTAATAAAAAAATCATTATCTAAAAGTTTTATCATTTTTACACATGATTTATTAGAATGTATTAATATTTCTAATTTATATGCACCTGAACATTTAATAATTAATACTGTTAACGCTCAAGATTTGTTATGTGATATTATTAATGCTGGTTCCATATTTCTAGGTCAATGGTCTTCAGAAACAGTAGGAGATTATGCTTCAGGACCCAATCATGTTTTACCTACTTATGGATGTGCCTCTGTATATTCAGGTTTAAGTTTAATAGATTTTCAAAAAAGAATTAATGTGCAAACATTAACGAAAGAAGGATTTTTAAATATTTCATCTACTGTTTTAACTTTGTCTAATATAGAAAAAATGGAAGCTCATAGTAATTCTATAAAATTACGACTCGATTTTATAAAAGGGAAAAAATGA
- the hisC gene encoding histidinol-phosphate transaminase: MKLKIINLVRKNIQKLVPYQSARKIGGKGEVWLNANESPMSNQFTLQETYFNRYPEPQPKSLIMRYADYVGISSNNILVTRGADEGIELLMRAFCEPKIDSIIYCPPTYDMYVINANIFGVKVCSIPMLKNWQLDVKSIEKKNIGVKLIYICSPNNPTGNIIHSQDIFLILKIFSNTALVIVDEAYIEFCENKSIVSWLQNYPNLVILRTLSKAFALAGLRCGFVLANTEIIRILSRVIAPYPLPTPVTDIAYQALSKKNIGIMKNRVLELCSNKMWLIKELKKIKYVKKIFKSDSNYILVHFINADKIFLFLWEQGIIVRNQNFKIFLNECIRISIGNFNECLKLINVLKLFVTNSKG; this comes from the coding sequence ATGAAACTAAAAATTATAAATTTAGTTCGTAAAAATATACAGAAATTAGTTCCCTATCAGTCAGCTCGTAAAATTGGTGGAAAAGGAGAAGTATGGTTAAATGCAAATGAGTCTCCTATGTCGAATCAGTTTACTTTGCAAGAAACTTATTTTAATCGTTATCCTGAACCTCAACCTAAATCATTAATTATGAGATATGCTGATTATGTTGGAATATCATCCAATAATATATTAGTGACACGTGGAGCTGATGAAGGAATAGAATTATTAATGCGTGCTTTTTGTGAACCTAAAATAGATTCAATTATTTATTGTCCTCCTACTTATGATATGTATGTTATTAATGCCAATATATTCGGTGTAAAAGTGTGCAGTATTCCAATGTTAAAGAATTGGCAATTAGATGTTAAATCTATTGAAAAAAAAAATATTGGAGTAAAGTTAATTTATATTTGTAGTCCTAATAATCCAACAGGAAATATTATTCATAGTCAAGATATTTTTCTTATTTTGAAAATTTTTTCCAATACTGCATTGGTAATAGTAGATGAAGCTTATATTGAATTTTGTGAAAACAAAAGTATTGTTTCTTGGTTACAAAATTATCCTAATTTGGTAATTTTAAGAACACTATCAAAAGCATTTGCTTTAGCAGGATTACGTTGTGGTTTTGTGTTGGCTAATACAGAAATTATTCGTATTTTATCTAGAGTAATTGCTCCTTATCCATTGCCAACACCAGTAACTGATATAGCCTATCAAGCTTTATCTAAAAAAAATATTGGTATAATGAAAAATAGAGTATTAGAATTATGTTCTAATAAAATGTGGTTGATCAAAGAATTAAAAAAAATTAAATATGTTAAAAAAATTTTTAAAAGTGATAGTAATTATATTTTGGTACATTTTATTAATGCTGATAAAATTTTTCTTTTTCTTTGGGAACAGGGAATTATTGTTAGAAATCAGAATTTTAAAATATTCTTGAATGAATGTATACGTATATCAATAGGTAATTTTAATGAATGTTTAAAGTTAATAAATGTATTAAAATTATTTGTTACAAACAGTAAAGGATAA
- the hisB gene encoding bifunctional histidinol-phosphatase/imidazoleglycerol-phosphate dehydratase HisB, with protein MPEKVLFIDRDGTLISEPETNYQIDSIEKIILEPKVISALLSLKKYSYRFVMITNQDGLGTDNFPYSSFEKPHKFMLEIFKSQGITFDNILICPHNVHDRCCCRKPKIEMVKPWLNDNSLKKEVSYVIGDRQTDIELADNMGIKGILYNRNNFNWSKIAKKIISNNRFAKVFRKTRETEIHVEVWLDKKNKSNIDTGLMFFNHMLEQISVHSGISMNILAKGDICIDDHHTIEDTGICLGQSLLKALGNKIGINRYGFSLPMDESVATCILDISGRPYLNFQAQFKNQSVGDMTTDMVEHFFYSLSYAMKSTVHIRSSGNNDHHQIESIFKVFGRVLKEAIRIEGNKIFSSKGIL; from the coding sequence ATGCCTGAAAAAGTTTTATTTATTGATCGTGATGGTACTCTCATTTCTGAACCAGAAACAAATTATCAAATAGACAGTATTGAAAAAATTATATTAGAGCCAAAAGTGATATCTGCTTTATTATCATTAAAAAAATATAGTTATAGATTTGTTATGATTACTAATCAAGATGGTTTAGGAACAGATAATTTTCCATATTCTTCTTTTGAAAAACCCCATAAATTTATGCTAGAAATATTTAAATCTCAAGGTATTACTTTCGATAATATTTTAATATGTCCTCATAACGTACATGATCGTTGTTGTTGCAGAAAACCTAAAATAGAAATGGTCAAACCTTGGTTAAATGATAATTCTTTAAAAAAAGAAGTCAGTTATGTAATAGGTGATAGACAAACGGATATAGAATTAGCAGATAATATGGGTATCAAAGGAATTTTATATAATAGAAATAATTTTAATTGGTCTAAAATAGCAAAAAAGATTATTTCAAATAATAGATTTGCTAAAGTTTTTCGTAAGACAAGAGAAACTGAAATTCATGTCGAAGTTTGGTTGGATAAAAAAAATAAAAGTAATATCGATACTGGATTAATGTTTTTTAATCATATGTTAGAACAAATTTCTGTTCACAGCGGTATTTCTATGAATATTCTTGCAAAAGGAGATATTTGTATTGATGATCATCATACTATAGAAGATACCGGGATATGTTTAGGTCAGTCTTTGTTGAAAGCATTAGGTAATAAAATTGGAATTAATAGATATGGATTTTCTTTGCCAATGGATGAAAGTGTGGCAACATGCATTTTGGATATTTCAGGACGTCCTTATTTAAATTTTCAAGCTCAATTTAAAAATCAATCTGTAGGAGATATGACTACAGATATGGTTGAACATTTTTTTTACTCATTATCTTATGCAATGAAAAGCACAGTGCATATTCGTTCATCAGGTAATAATGATCATCATCAAATTGAAAGTATTTTTAAAGTTTTTGGAAGAGTATTAAAAGAAGCTATTCGTATAGAAGGAAATAAAATATTTAGTTCGAAAGGAATTTTATAA
- the hisH gene encoding imidazole glycerol phosphate synthase subunit HisH — translation MNIIIIDTGCANLYSLRYAIQRLGYNPIITREINLILNADKLFLPGVGTPKTAMQQLHLSNLIKIIKNFTKPVMGICLGMQLLCSYSQECQGLKMLNVIDTVVSKLKVDKLSIPHTGWNEIIINNNSTLFRNIRNKSRFYFVHSYAVEINKYTIASSYYGTFFSAIVKKNNFLGVQFHPEKSGESGAQLIKNFLEI, via the coding sequence ATGAATATTATAATAATCGATACTGGTTGTGCTAATTTGTATTCTTTAAGATATGCTATACAAAGATTAGGTTATAATCCTATTATAACTAGAGAAATAAATCTTATATTAAATGCAGATAAACTATTTTTACCTGGAGTAGGAACACCTAAGACAGCTATGCAACAATTACATTTATCCAATTTAATTAAAATTATTAAAAATTTTACAAAACCTGTGATGGGTATTTGTCTCGGAATGCAACTGTTATGTTCATATAGTCAAGAATGTCAAGGTCTTAAAATGTTAAACGTTATTGATACTGTTGTATCCAAGTTAAAAGTGGATAAGTTATCTATACCTCATACAGGATGGAATGAAATTATAATAAATAATAATTCAACATTATTTAGAAATATCAGGAATAAATCTCGATTTTACTTTGTACATAGTTATGCTGTAGAAATTAACAAGTATACAATAGCAAGTTCATATTATGGAACATTTTTTAGTGCTATTGTTAAAAAGAATAATTTTTTAGGAGTACAATTTCATCCTGAAAAATCAGGTGAATCTGGTGCACAATTAATAAAAAATTTTTTAGAGATATAA
- the hisA gene encoding 1-(5-phosphoribosyl)-5-[(5-phosphoribosylamino)methylideneamino]imidazole-4-carboxamide isomerase — MIIPAIDLMNSKIVRLYQGNYSKIKYYKDDIYNKLLNYHDIQEIKIVHLVDLNGAKDPNHRQIQLLKQILAKVNIPLQIGGGIRTEKDIEVLFRAGVKRVVISSSAIINPKEVKKWFNVYGGNAIVLALDVLINEKNEKEVLINGWQNYSKLILEDIINEFSEVGLEHVLCTDISKDGTLLGPNFVLYKEISSLFKHIKFQSSGGVSTLHDISCLKSCGIYGIVIGRGLLENKFTISEAIQCWQNA, encoded by the coding sequence ATGATAATTCCGGCAATAGATTTAATGAATTCTAAAATTGTGCGATTGTATCAAGGTAATTATTCTAAAATAAAATATTATAAAGATGATATTTATAATAAATTATTAAACTATCATGATATTCAAGAAATTAAAATTGTTCATTTAGTAGATCTTAATGGAGCTAAGGATCCTAATCATAGGCAGATTCAGTTATTAAAACAAATATTAGCCAAAGTTAATATACCTTTACAAATTGGTGGTGGTATTAGAACGGAAAAGGATATTGAAGTGTTATTTCGAGCAGGAGTTAAAAGAGTAGTTATTAGTTCTTCTGCAATTATAAACCCAAAAGAGGTAAAAAAATGGTTTAATGTTTATGGTGGAAATGCAATTGTTCTTGCTTTAGATGTTTTAATTAACGAAAAGAATGAAAAAGAAGTTTTAATTAATGGTTGGCAAAATTACTCTAAATTAATTTTAGAAGATATTATTAATGAATTTTCTGAAGTGGGATTGGAACATGTTTTGTGTACAGATATATCTAAAGATGGTACTCTATTAGGTCCTAATTTTGTTTTATATAAAGAAATATCAAGTTTATTTAAACATATTAAATTTCAATCTTCAGGTGGAGTAAGTACGTTGCATGACATTTCTTGTCTTAAATCATGTGGAATATATGGAATAGTGATAGGACGAGGTTTGTTAGAAAATAAATTTACTATATCAGAGGCAATTCAATGTTGGCAAAACGCATAA
- the hisF gene encoding imidazole glycerol phosphate synthase subunit HisF: MLAKRIIPCLDVKDGLVVKGIQFRNHKIMGDIIPLAKYYAKEGADELVFYDITASPTNRLVDKKWIEKIAEVIDIPFCVAGGINSINDVVNILKFGADKVSINSPAIKDSSLISRISDRFGAQCVVVGIDSWFDKKKDIYQVYQYTGDENKIFKTELDTFRWIEKVQTLGAGEIVLNMMNQDGMCCGYDIRLLNRAREICTVPLIASGGAGKVEHFYDVFNDANVDGALAASVFHKGIIKIRELKEFLLNKGIVIREC, from the coding sequence ATGTTGGCAAAACGCATAATTCCTTGCTTGGATGTCAAAGATGGTTTAGTAGTTAAAGGTATACAATTTCGTAATCATAAAATTATGGGTGATATAATTCCGTTAGCTAAATATTATGCGAAAGAAGGTGCTGATGAATTGGTTTTTTATGATATTACTGCCTCACCTACTAATAGATTAGTGGATAAAAAATGGATAGAAAAAATTGCAGAAGTAATTGATATTCCATTCTGTGTAGCAGGAGGAATTAATAGTATAAATGACGTAGTAAATATCCTTAAGTTTGGAGCTGATAAAGTTTCTATTAATTCACCTGCAATAAAAGATTCTAGTTTAATAAGCAGAATATCAGATCGTTTCGGAGCACAATGTGTAGTAGTAGGAATTGATTCTTGGTTTGATAAAAAAAAAGATATTTATCAAGTATATCAATATACAGGAGATGAAAATAAAATATTTAAAACAGAATTGGATACTTTTAGATGGATAGAAAAAGTACAAACACTTGGTGCTGGGGAAATCGTTTTAAATATGATGAATCAAGATGGAATGTGTTGTGGTTATGATATACGTTTATTAAATCGAGCACGAGAAATATGTACAGTTCCTTTAATTGCCTCTGGAGGAGCTGGTAAAGTTGAACATTTTTATGATGTATTTAATGATGCAAACGTAGATGGCGCTTTAGCTGCTTCAGTTTTCCATAAAGGAATTATAAAAATAAGAGAACTAAAAGAATTTTTATTAAATAAAGGTATTGTGATTCGAGAATGTTAA
- the hisIE gene encoding bifunctional phosphoribosyl-AMP cyclohydrolase/phosphoribosyl-ATP diphosphatase HisIE, giving the protein MLNKKAYLKINWNKIRDMLPAIIQHSVSGEILMHGYMNKEALDKTNQEKIVTFYSRTKKRLWTKGESSGNYLKVVNISLDCDYDSILILVIPQGNTCHLDRSSCFVSYMIPDFTFLYYLENILKKRKKNNKNLSYTNNLYSSGTKRIAQKVAEEGIETALAAVTNDREELINESSDLIFHLLVLLQNQSLDFNLVISNLRKRNK; this is encoded by the coding sequence ATGTTAAATAAAAAAGCGTATTTAAAAATTAATTGGAATAAAATTCGAGATATGTTACCAGCAATTATTCAACATAGTGTATCTGGTGAAATATTAATGCATGGATATATGAATAAAGAGGCTTTAGATAAAACTAATCAGGAAAAAATAGTTACTTTTTATTCGCGTACAAAAAAACGTTTATGGACTAAAGGAGAGAGTTCAGGTAATTATTTGAAAGTAGTTAATATCAGTTTGGATTGTGATTATGATTCTATTTTAATATTGGTTATACCACAAGGTAATACTTGTCATTTAGATCGTAGTAGCTGTTTTGTATCTTATATGATTCCAGATTTTACTTTTTTATATTATTTGGAAAATATTTTAAAGAAGAGAAAAAAAAATAATAAGAATCTTTCTTATACAAATAATTTATATTCTTCAGGTACTAAAAGGATAGCTCAAAAAGTTGCTGAAGAAGGTATAGAAACTGCACTTGCGGCTGTGACAAATGACAGGGAAGAGTTAATTAATGAATCTTCAGATTTGATATTCCATTTACTGGTTTTATTACAAAATCAATCTTTAGATTTTAATTTGGTAATATCTAATTTGCGTAAAAGAAATAAATAG